The Eubacteriaceae bacterium Marseille-Q4139 genome has a window encoding:
- the kduI gene encoding 5-dehydro-4-deoxy-D-glucuronate isomerase: protein MDIRYSANPKDVERYTTEELRKEFLITDLYVADTVQATYSHVDRMVVMGIMPVSEKVSISKGIDVWANFGTEYFLERREAGIFNLGGKGYIEADGEKYELGYEDCLYISKGVKEVYFESADPENPAKFYLASTPAHKACKTTLLTYEQANHRFLGSDENCNKRTLNQFIHPDVLETCQLSMGMTQLAAGSVWNSMPCHTHERRMEVYTYFEIPEDNVVMHFMGKPDQTRNLVMKNFDAVISPSWSIHCGCGTSNYTFIWAMGGENQAFDDMDNLKPTELK from the coding sequence ATGGACATTCGTTATTCTGCAAACCCGAAGGATGTCGAGCGATATACAACCGAAGAGCTCCGCAAAGAGTTCCTGATTACAGACCTCTATGTGGCGGACACTGTTCAGGCGACCTACTCCCACGTGGACCGCATGGTCGTCATGGGAATCATGCCGGTTTCCGAGAAGGTATCCATCAGCAAGGGCATTGACGTCTGGGCAAACTTCGGTACGGAGTATTTCCTCGAGAGAAGAGAGGCCGGCATTTTTAACCTGGGCGGCAAGGGCTATATCGAGGCCGACGGGGAGAAGTATGAGCTGGGCTACGAGGACTGCCTGTACATTTCCAAGGGCGTAAAAGAGGTGTATTTCGAAAGCGCGGATCCGGAGAACCCGGCAAAATTCTATCTGGCTTCCACACCGGCCCACAAGGCCTGCAAGACGACGCTTTTAACCTACGAGCAGGCAAACCACCGCTTCCTGGGAAGCGACGAGAACTGCAACAAGAGAACCTTGAACCAGTTCATCCATCCGGACGTGCTGGAGACCTGCCAGCTCTCCATGGGCATGACGCAGCTTGCGGCAGGCAGCGTATGGAATTCCATGCCGTGCCATACCCATGAGCGCAGGATGGAGGTTTATACCTACTTTGAGATTCCGGAGGACAACGTGGTCATGCATTTCATGGGCAAGCCGGATCAGACGAGAAACCTTGTCATGAAGAATTTTGACGCCGTGATTTCCCCGTCCTGGTCCATCCACTGCGGCTGCGGCACTTCCAACTACACGTTTATCTGGGCCATGGGCGGCGAGAACCAGGCCTTTGACGACATGGACAACTTAAAACCGACGGAACTGAAATAG
- a CDS encoding gluconate 5-dehydrogenase, whose protein sequence is MDMNAFRLDGKLALVTGGANGIGFAIGSALGSAGAKVVFNSTNAEHIEKAEAAYKEIGIDAKGYVCDVTDEEKIKEMVAAIREELGIIDILVNNAGIIKRIPMLEMDAADFRRVIDVDLNAPFIVSKAVLPGMIEKGHGKIINICSMMSELGRETVSAYAAAKGGLKMLTRNICAEFGEKNIQCNGIGPGYIATPQTAPLRERQADGSRHPFDQFIVAKTPAGRWGEVEDLMGPAVFLASDASNFVNGQILYVDGGILAYIGKQP, encoded by the coding sequence ATGGATATGAACGCTTTCAGACTTGACGGAAAGCTTGCGCTTGTGACCGGCGGCGCAAACGGAATCGGCTTTGCCATCGGCTCCGCACTCGGAAGCGCCGGCGCGAAGGTGGTTTTCAACAGCACCAACGCTGAGCACATCGAAAAGGCCGAGGCGGCCTATAAAGAGATCGGCATCGACGCAAAGGGCTATGTCTGCGACGTGACCGACGAAGAGAAAATTAAGGAGATGGTGGCGGCCATCCGCGAGGAGCTTGGCATCATCGACATTTTGGTAAACAATGCCGGGATCATCAAGAGAATCCCGATGCTTGAGATGGACGCGGCCGATTTCCGCCGCGTGATCGACGTGGACTTAAACGCGCCGTTCATTGTCTCCAAGGCAGTCCTTCCGGGCATGATTGAAAAGGGCCACGGAAAGATCATCAACATCTGCTCCATGATGAGCGAGCTGGGCCGCGAGACGGTTTCGGCTTACGCTGCCGCAAAGGGCGGACTGAAGATGCTGACGAGAAACATCTGCGCCGAATTCGGCGAGAAGAATATCCAGTGCAACGGCATTGGGCCGGGATACATTGCGACACCGCAGACGGCTCCTTTAAGAGAGCGTCAGGCAGACGGCAGCCGCCATCCCTTTGATCAGTTCATCGTTGCCAAAACCCCGGCAGGCCGCTGGGGCGAGGTGGAGGATCTGATGGGCCCGGCAGTCTTCCTTGCATCGGATGCATCGAACTTTGTCAACGGCCAGATCCTTTACGTGGATGGAGGCATTCTTGCCTACATCGGAAAGCAGCCGTAA
- a CDS encoding alpha/beta hydrolase yields the protein MKQVQFESLGAEVKGYLWDDYETLAAHKTRPAMVICPGGAYRWRSPREKDSPALEFLSMGYQVFVLEYSCGTEAAGFKPLRQLAGAVAHLRANHEAWQIDPEKIVVLGFSAGGHLAASLGAFWNDPELGFSADVKPDALVLCYPVISTREFAHEESAEWVSGGDERMREKMNLQEQVTPAFPPVFLWHGGEDTSVPPENSMMLAAALRRNKVPFEFHLFGTGSHGISTCTQEVETPDDVCRAWIPLCKTWLNRRFHYMP from the coding sequence ATGAAGCAGGTTCAGTTTGAGTCCCTGGGAGCCGAGGTAAAAGGCTATCTCTGGGATGATTATGAGACACTGGCGGCCCACAAGACGCGGCCGGCCATGGTGATCTGTCCCGGCGGCGCCTACCGCTGGCGGTCGCCCAGGGAAAAGGATTCACCGGCATTGGAGTTCCTTTCCATGGGATACCAGGTTTTCGTCCTGGAGTATTCCTGCGGGACGGAGGCGGCCGGCTTTAAGCCTTTAAGGCAGCTTGCCGGAGCTGTGGCTCACCTGCGGGCAAATCATGAAGCCTGGCAGATTGATCCGGAAAAAATCGTGGTTCTCGGCTTTTCGGCCGGCGGCCATCTGGCTGCCAGTCTGGGAGCCTTTTGGAACGATCCGGAGCTTGGGTTTTCTGCCGATGTAAAGCCGGATGCACTTGTGCTCTGTTATCCTGTCATCAGCACCAGGGAATTCGCCCATGAGGAATCGGCCGAGTGGGTTTCCGGGGGCGACGAGAGGATGCGGGAGAAGATGAACCTTCAGGAGCAGGTGACGCCTGCCTTCCCGCCTGTGTTTTTGTGGCACGGCGGAGAGGACACGAGTGTCCCGCCGGAAAACAGCATGATGCTTGCGGCGGCTCTGAGACGAAATAAAGTGCCCTTTGAGTTCCATCTTTTCGGGACGGGTTCCCACGGCATTTCCACCTGCACACAGGAGGTGGAGACGCCGGACGACGTGTGCCGCGCCTGGATCCCCCTCTGCAAGACCTGGCTCAACCGCAGATTTCATTATATGCCGTAA
- a CDS encoding alpha-glucosidase/alpha-galactosidase: MNREVKIAYIGGGSKMWAWNFMKDLAQAKDMSGEVRLYDIDVPAAERNRIIGNKIQAKPEAVSDFTYTVCQELSEALTGADFVLISILPGTFKEMRSDVHAPEQYGIYQSVGDTVGPGGVLRAMRTVPIYEGFAKAIREYCPDAWVLNLTNPMSICVKTLYRVFPEIKAFGCCHEVFHTQDLLCCALKELKGIEATRRDIYTDASGVNHFTWITEARYKDIDLLGLMPEFMERYFESGYYENGPADAWKTNTFAYGNRVKMDLMKRYGALAAAGDRHLVEFVNSDWYLKDKETVDFWHFGLTTVDYREEKQERLIRESMEMAEGKRDVPDIDASGEELVRLLRGILGLETVVSNVNMPNRGQMPGMPLGSIVETNCVFTNGFVDPIVSKPLPKAALSLVRENCDNIDLLSEGIAERDMDKIFAAFLHQPLCAKLTVEQARELFHTMCENTRDYLAEYYPGI, encoded by the coding sequence ATGAACAGAGAAGTGAAGATTGCCTATATCGGAGGCGGCTCCAAAATGTGGGCATGGAATTTTATGAAGGATCTGGCTCAGGCAAAGGACATGTCCGGCGAGGTGCGGCTTTACGACATCGACGTTCCGGCGGCGGAGCGGAACAGGATCATCGGAAACAAGATCCAGGCGAAGCCGGAAGCTGTGAGCGATTTTACTTATACGGTCTGCCAGGAGCTTTCCGAGGCGCTGACCGGCGCGGATTTCGTGCTGATTTCCATTCTTCCGGGCACCTTTAAGGAGATGCGCTCCGACGTCCATGCGCCGGAGCAGTACGGGATTTACCAGTCGGTGGGCGATACCGTAGGGCCGGGCGGCGTGCTGCGTGCCATGCGCACCGTGCCGATCTATGAGGGCTTTGCAAAGGCCATCAGGGAATACTGCCCCGACGCGTGGGTTCTGAACCTGACAAACCCCATGAGCATCTGCGTAAAAACCTTATACCGGGTGTTCCCGGAGATCAAGGCCTTCGGCTGCTGCCATGAGGTGTTCCACACCCAGGATCTCCTCTGCTGTGCCTTAAAGGAGTTAAAGGGCATTGAAGCTACGAGGCGGGATATTTATACGGATGCCAGCGGCGTCAACCACTTTACCTGGATCACCGAGGCGAGATACAAAGACATCGACCTGCTCGGGCTGATGCCGGAGTTCATGGAGCGGTATTTTGAGTCCGGATATTATGAGAACGGCCCGGCAGATGCATGGAAGACCAATACTTTTGCATACGGGAACCGGGTTAAGATGGATCTGATGAAGCGGTACGGCGCCCTGGCGGCGGCCGGGGACAGGCATCTGGTGGAGTTTGTAAACAGCGACTGGTACTTAAAGGATAAAGAGACCGTCGATTTCTGGCATTTCGGCCTGACGACCGTGGATTACCGGGAGGAGAAGCAGGAGCGGCTCATCCGCGAGTCCATGGAGATGGCGGAGGGCAAGCGGGACGTGCCGGACATTGACGCTTCGGGAGAAGAGCTGGTGCGCCTTTTAAGAGGCATTTTAGGGCTTGAGACGGTGGTTTCCAACGTCAACATGCCGAACCGCGGCCAGATGCCTGGGATGCCCCTTGGCTCCATTGTGGAGACCAACTGCGTCTTTACAAACGGCTTCGTGGATCCGATTGTGTCAAAGCCCCTTCCGAAGGCGGCCCTTTCCCTTGTGCGGGAAAACTGTGACAACATCGACCTGCTTTCCGAGGGCATTGCCGAGCGGGACATGGACAAGATTTTCGCGGCCTTCCTTCACCAGCCGCTCTGCGCGAAGCTTACGGTGGAGCAGGCCAGAGAGCTGTTCCATACCATG